A stretch of Chthoniobacterales bacterium DNA encodes these proteins:
- the scpB gene encoding SMC-Scp complex subunit ScpB, producing the protein MSDETPNAPIEPAPVEVHEGPALKHIVEALVFASQKPISAKEIAAALRGAAEAAKENPLIGAFAKTKENEIIEAIDALSADYAAAGHAFEIRETVAGWQLVTAPAFAPWLRQLFPESKPARLSAPALETLAIIAYRQPATRADLEAVRGVAVDGVMQTLLDRQLIRIAGRADVPGRPLLYETTSHFMEHFGLRDLEELPNASELRRAAAAIAEANAPKPEETPAPADETAPAGEPTAEAPTPATPETEPASEPLPPTNE; encoded by the coding sequence GTGAGCGACGAAACTCCCAACGCCCCCATCGAGCCGGCGCCGGTCGAGGTCCATGAGGGCCCCGCGCTCAAGCATATCGTCGAGGCGCTTGTCTTCGCCTCGCAGAAGCCCATTTCCGCCAAGGAAATCGCCGCCGCCCTACGGGGCGCCGCCGAGGCCGCGAAGGAAAATCCGCTGATTGGCGCCTTCGCGAAGACGAAGGAAAACGAGATCATCGAGGCGATCGACGCCCTCTCGGCGGATTACGCCGCCGCCGGCCATGCCTTCGAGATTCGCGAAACCGTCGCCGGGTGGCAGCTCGTCACCGCGCCGGCCTTTGCGCCGTGGCTACGCCAGCTCTTTCCCGAGAGCAAGCCGGCCCGCCTCAGTGCGCCCGCGCTCGAGACGCTGGCCATCATCGCCTACCGCCAGCCCGCCACGCGCGCCGATCTCGAGGCCGTGCGCGGCGTTGCCGTCGACGGAGTGATGCAGACCCTGCTCGACCGCCAGCTCATCCGCATCGCCGGCCGCGCCGACGTGCCCGGCCGCCCGTTGCTCTACGAGACGACCAGCCATTTCATGGAGCATTTCGGCCTGCGCGATCTCGAGGAACTTCCCAACGCCTCCGAACTGCGCCGCGCCGCCGCCGCCATCGCGGAGGCAAACGCTCCAAAACCCGAGGAAACTCCCGCCCCGGCCGATGAGACCGCTCCGGCCGGAGAACCGACCGCCGAAGCCCCCACGCCGGCAACTCCCGAAACCGAGCCGGCTTCCGAGCCGCTCCCGCCCACCAATGAGTGA